The Musa acuminata AAA Group cultivar baxijiao chromosome BXJ1-8, Cavendish_Baxijiao_AAA, whole genome shotgun sequence genomic sequence TAGGCTGAGCTTTTGAGACAAGTTGACACACAAGCAAATTCTTGCCAGAAACAATGTAGAATTCCATGCGGGAAATAGTCTACATCCGAGTAGTGATTATCTTGCCCTCTTTGAAGGTGAATACTTTGTTGATCTGTCCCATGATCAGTTTCCCTTTCCACCACACTTCTTTTTTCTTTGGCTAGAGTTTGAATAACTATATGGAAATGTAGGTTTCCTTTAATCTACTTTTTGTGGCCAATGAATACCATCATGAATTGTTGAGCTGTGAAAAATGGTATCCAATTGCTCATAATTAGTGTTAAATAATTAATCTCATGTAAAGATTTCTAAATCTTGAAACACTTTgtgaatttgctaaaaatgtgCTCCTCATGGTTTTAGACCTCAGAAGCTATTCATGTGCCTCCAAGTGGTGGTAAAAATTTGGTTTGGCTATAATTGGGTTGAGCTAGAAACTTCTAAACATTAACCCGGCCATTTACACCTATGGTAGACTGAAATATGATATACCCACAATACCTAGCCCTGAAGATGAGGCCCACATGTGTGGTAGATGATACATGTGAAGCAGTTATAATGTTGGATTGAACCTGCTAGGTCAGTTGATTCATGAGGTTGCAGATTCAATCCAACCAACTAGACCTGCTCGGACCAAGTTGCTCTTTAGTTTGGGGCAGATAAGATGGATGGGGTTGATCAGACCTTTTATCTTCTGAGATGGCACTGCAACCTGTTCTAAGTCATTGGCTTCTAGGAGAATATCTACAGGTCTCTAGGGAGAATAAAATTTTTGAGTATGTTGGCTAGGAAAGATTTCCCATATGTGGGATTTAGACAAAAAGCAATAGTGTATTTTAGTAAAACAatattataattagttgcatttaGGTTTGGCAATAGTAGCCTATATATAGTTGATTGTGAACATCTCTAAGACATTTGTACCACTAATAAAATCTTCCACTTTCCTTTAGTTTTGCAAGTGGAGAGCTTCTTCTCTTCATCCAACTAGAGAAGCACTTGTTAGAGGGTATGAGTTTCCTAACACAGTTTTACCCTATCTAGTTATAAATGTCGTAAATGTAGAGAGAAGTTACAAAACCAAAgaattatttttttagtttttgagGCAAGGGTGGGCACATCTTGGGGAATGGGGAGAGGAGGAGGGCTCTAAGCCATCAGTAGTTACTAAAATTTCAATTTTGAAGTTTTGAGCTTTGTACTGATCTACTACACTATTACAGTTGCAGCCCAAGGAAGGAGCTCAACCCTATCTCTATGGTCATAAGATTTTAAAGAATTTCAAATCAAGATACAGCTTGACTATTTAAGTAAACCTATTGTCAGTCAGTCAGTACCTTTGGCTTAATTGGTAGTTAATCTTATGCTTCTTGTAAGGGATATAAAGGGTCACCCAGTGTGCAAGACTTCCTTCTATGGGGTCTAGGGAGGGTCAATATATACGACCTTACTGGTGCAAGCAGATTGATCTTCTGAATTTTGAAGGATATCAATCTTCCAATAAAAATATACATACGAGGGTATGTATACTTTGCCTATTTTTCTCAGCACATGTTCAGTTTTCAAAGCTCCTGTGTGGTAATTAAGTATTTGACTATTGACCTGCAAATCTCCTGTTTTGAACAAAATTTAAGGTTTATCTGCTGCAGCTTCTTCAGCCCATTATTAAAATCTATCACAAGCAAACGAGATGCTGATTTCACTGTGAATGGTGAATATATTGAAGAACGAGAAGATTTTATAGAACACCTAGAGTCACAATTCTTGTACCTTGCAGCAGATGCTCGGGCAACATTAAGGTTCGGAACTTTTAAGAATTCAGTGTCCTGTACTTGTTATttgcttcttagattttgatgtatGTTCTCATTTTATTGTTTTTATGGTGAACTCAATCCATTGGCGTAAATTTTCCGGTGCAAATTGAATCTTTGGTTTGTCCCTGATTATAGTGAGAATCCTGTATTACATTTACACCATTGTTTGTTGCTATCTTTGAAGGGGTTGGAGACCTTCCTACAGAAATATCTTACTTGGAGTTAGAAAAAAACTTGGCATTCCTTGCTCAAGTAAATTGTCAACAGAGGACCTTGAAGTAGAAATTTTTCTCCACTTGCTGAGTGAATATTCGAGGTACTTGTCACCATCCCTTTTGGCTATGGAAGTTAAAGATAAGTGAATTTGTTTGTGTAACTATAAATGTTGAAATGATGAATGCCTTAAATGACTGCAAATACTTTCATGGATATGTTCTTTTTCAACCAAGTGACTGTAGTTAGTAGTATTTGCTCAGCTGCAACATATAATGAACATAAAGGAAAATTGTTGCATGGAAGGCTCTAACCACAGAAGGATAAGGAAACAGTAAAAAGAACTATAAGCATCTACTTTCCAAGACTTTTAGAATCCCAGTAACTTTTTTTTATCAGTGGATGCATTTTTTTCATTGTCGTGCAGCATTTCTTGAAAGGTGTATTGTTAAATGTCTCTGTCTGTGGAACCATTTTGTGTTGTGCATTAATCTGGAGATTGAAAAATATCATGTTTGGGTTCTCCTATGGAAGCCTTTTCTTAAACATTTTATGATTGTTGCTTTGTatatagcttgttgaatgaaaAACACAGGTCCTATAACCACCATAACTTACAAAGCAGAAGATATAAATAAGCAGAAACATTTGGCTTGTAGTTATCTGAACTATTTTTTCAAAGCCCGGTATTTACTGACGCATGACAGACTTTCTCCGACTGATGTTTTACGTACGTATGAATGACTATTTATTGTAAAATCAATTCTTTCATGCAGATTTTCCCATGAAACAGTCAGCCAAAACTTTGGGTTTGCATAAGACATCCTAATACAAAGCTGGCTTCTTTATTCGCCCAGCCAGCCACCAATCCAGAAAATAAGTTGCTGGCATTTACTTTCCATACTAGGGACTGTAGGTAATCCTTCTAAATAACGTGATCTAACAGGACAGGAACTGAACCCAAATTAAGAAGCAGAACTCTAATATCGACAGCTTAGATTTGACACGAACTTAATTAAGTTTTGACCCCAGAGAAACCTTGGGTGGATCAGTTTTTCTTTTAGCCTTAACCTAACTTAGACTTGTTTAACATGTTTCTCCTACGTAATTAACAGTCTTAATAGCTATAATAGACAATTGGGTatcttggcattagtttatatCTGAGGATGTCTTAATTATGCTCCAACTGTATGTCAATATTAAGGATTTTAATCTGATATGCTTTGGATCTTCAGGTGTTTTTTCTTCTTCTGATCAATACTGGTCGATGCCTGTTTGCCAAGCTGTGCAGTCACATTTAGATGACTTTCTAGGTGACTAGCTCTTTGCCTATCACGGTTGCAACATTAGATGTTAGGGATAAATATTAATACAATGTAGTGCCACACTTGGCATCATGATATAGATACATGCAAATAGTGACAGAGGATGAAGTTCTTCATCTGGGATATGGTTACATTATATGGAATAGGGCAGCCCAGTGTGCAAGGCTCTCAGGATGCGGTGAGTGGTATTTACTAGCCTTACCCACCAGGCGGAGAGGCTACATCATCAATGATTTGTTTCTTGGGTATAGTGTTGCATTGGGGCCACCAGTTAAACTGGTTTGGTAGGTTGGTATATGCCAGATATTCACTAGTGATCTTGTACAAAttgaaaaaataatgaaaaaaagacAGAAATAGTAGATATATTTTTACTGAATAAAGTTCTATCTTACAGTGAGAACCTCATCAATAACCAACTAACATCTTTAATGGGTTGTGGAATTTGAGGAATGATTTCTGTTGTGGGATAGAGAAGAGAGACAGGTGGGGGGACGGAGAGAGTACTAAAGAGGCAATGCCACAATAGAAGAGAAGGTAATTTGTTCCAGTCCATTTTAGTTGAAACTGCTGGAACTAGTTGAAAACTAGTATTGATAGATGATCTGAGATTAGTTTTAAACTTTTAATAAAAAAGGTAAAAATAATTGTAAATGAGAAAATTGATATAAATGTCCTTTTGTGTGTGCCACCCAAAACTAGGCAAATTTCCTCTTGGTCCCTGATTGGACTGGTGTAAGAAGTATACTTGGTAAGTTGTTCCATCACTATTTTCACCTGTGACATGTAGGTTGCATCTGCTATGATGGATTTAATTGCCTGATCTACTTTACAAAGCAGACTAAGATGATGACATTTATCCTTTTTCTTTCATCTTAAATCCTGGTTAAGTTTGTGATAGTGTAGAAGTGAGAATAAATTTCTTTTGCTGAGGTATGAGTGCTTGTGTGATTCTTGTTTCTATATCATGACATACTCATGTATCAGATAAGTGTTTCTGGCTAAGAATATGCTGTCTGGTATCCTATTTGTCCAAGGCTGACACCaatgtttatcatgttgtgtTTTTCTCCTGCATTGATATTGGTATGACATAGTAGCTGGGTGTAACATAGACCTTCCTTTGGATTACTTGCTGATTTCAGTGAGGAGATTCATCCTGTTTCTCTTCCATCAGTTGGCAAAAAACTCTCGAACAGCCATGGAAGTCTTGAAGTTGGACTAAGTCAATGGAAGGTCCTTGCTCTTGGGGCACTGAGAGGTGGGGCAAAGGAGCTTCAACATGCAGTCATGAAGGTTTACTGTCTTTAACTTTTTTTCCTTATCACTACATGTTTTATCTTGTTGTATTTTAACTAACTAGATCTTCTATCTTCTATTAGGGATGTGGAATGTTAACTGTGACAAGGATATATCAGTTGGTATGCATGCATTTATCATGATGCCATATAAACATTTGTTTTTTATTCCATCATATTATCATAATCTCtcttttttgtgttatatgttAGTTGGCCAGGAAATTTTCTGGTAAGATGCTTTTGGAGGCTGCCAACTATGAGATAAAGCATGAGATAATTAAGCGGGTATGCAGTTTGTCCTTTTGTATTACCAAAATATGAATAAATATGCATTAAGTTAATGTAGCTGGTGACTTTGGTATAACACTATCACTAAACCAATATTTTAGTTGATAAAATTTGTCGGACGAGGATTCAAATCCTTAACATTTAGTAAAAGTGGGTCTCATACACCATCATCAAACTGATATTTTAGATATATTCAAATCATACACCATAATGCAAAAAATTTGTCGGATGAGATTTTGAAGTCTTAATCTTTGATGAatagatctgataaatcttttagttatcTTGCACTTCTGCCACACTTGTATATCTAGATTTGTGTTAGTTTTATCATGCACATTATGAAAGCAATTTCTCtaagaatatatttatttttattagataCTTAATTCTCAGAAAATGTTTGTTCAGCATCTGAAATTTAACTGTAGATCTAATATTTGGGAGCTTTTAACTTCTGACTTGGCATTGAAACTATATTTAAATTTAATGTGGAAGTTTAAATTTCATGTGCCTTTTACGTTTACACAGCTAAACATATATACCAAATATGCTAGCTTTCACACATATATAAACAACTAGATATGGATGTATAAGTTGTGCACACGCCTTTCAGGCAAGTTGAAAACTTTAGTGGCTTTATTAATTTGTTTATCAATTTTCTTGGCAATATTGCATATGAGAAAAGAACTTGATTGTTTGTACAAATTTTAAGCATCCTCTGTTTGTGATGCTTTTCTTCTGGTACTTCTTCATCATCATATTATGCAAACATGACTATTGTTGTCTCAATGTTATTCTTTAGAGTATCAAAGGATAATTTTACGAATGAGGGAATTATGggctttagttttatcaaaaaagcAAGAACCCTGCAGTTTGTGTGAATAAATGTCCAATAACTAGAGATTTTTGGACTTTTAATTTCCTTTTCTTAAGATTCAGTGGTTATCATGAATTTGGACAAACATTTACCTCTTCTAGTTCTGCTATCCTATATTACTTTTCCACAATAAACATGTTTCATCTGTGGTGGTTGTCAGGGTGGACAATTGGCTGCTATCAACCTGGAGTCAAAAGCAGCTGAGCTTGCTGCAAGACAGGTCAACCTTTCATTACTTCTGGATAGACATGATTTCTTCTCCCACTCTAATAGCATTAATTAGTTAGGCAAGCAAAGACATAAGCAAGATAATCTATTAACCCTTGATACACTTAAATTATCCAAATATCTTTTGCTTAACATCTATTAAGCAGGGTTTGGCTCATGCTGCATCAAGATATCTTGGACTTAGAAGCGTGATGATGATCCTAGGACCAGTGTGAGAGTTATTTGTATTCTTCAAAGCAACTTGAGTAAAGATTTGATGCTTTTGTTTATATCGATGACATAACTGCTGGCTTTCATCTTTGAATTCTAAATGTAGTGAACTATACGAAAAAGTTAAATTTCTGAACTGTTCTTGAAGTTAGACTTGTTATGCAAACTTTTTGTACATGTGATTTTCAATAGTTCTATACTAAAACAATTAGAAAATATAGTTTTGGACACAAGAATTAAGTGACTTGCTTCTAATTGCTAGGTCTGCTTTAGATGGGTTGTTAGATATGACATTAGCACCTCTATCATTTTCCCCATTATTTGCTGAGACAGCTTGTGCTCACAAGGACTTCAGAAGAAATAAAAATGCAGACAGAAAGCTCACAAGGATTGTTATAGCATCACAAATCCTAGAAACTCCAAAACACTAGATATACATATGCTAAAAGATAGTAAAAGTGAGGGTGGGTGACTTCTGGTGGTTCAGAAATGGGACAAAAAAAGAAGATTTATTCGCTTTGGCCATGGCTAGTGGTTTGCAAATTTTGACTAGAGGGAATAATGCCCATGTGTGGCGTTGCTTGCAGTCAGCATAAATGCTGACAACTAGAGACTTGCAGATGGCCCTCTGCCCTCAAGAAGGAATCCAACATTAGAAGCGATTGTAAGAAACAAAAGAGCCCTCAATTGGTTTACTCTTTTTGTAGTATTTATTCTTGTTTCTGCTTAATACTTATCAGTGATGTTCCCAGCCAAGAAAGATGGACCAAGCATGCTTGAAATGTGAAGATATAACAATTTTGAAGAATCAATGTTTTGCAATTTCACAATTGTAATCTCATGTTTTTGAAAATTGGAATTAGGATAACTAGGATGcaaatacatacatgtatatacacagaCTCATCCCGATTAAACAAATTGCCATGAAAGCTTACCAAGTAATTGAGCTATATTTTTAAGCGAAGATGTCCTGTGTTTCTGCATTTATAGCGCTCATACGCTACATGATTGAAATTGTAGATGCCTTACTTTTTGTACAGGATGTGGGGGACATTTCTGGCAGATGTGGTGATTCAAATGCTGGGGACTGATTATGCCCGAATTCTGCGAGCAATTTATGCATTTGCCCAGGTAAAACTTCAATTATGTATGTGCACGACAATGCCCTTCCTGCTGTGAATTAAAGTGTTGTTCTTTGGGTAGATTCGGCTTACTCGAACGTATGGCTGGCGATCTATCGAGGATTGACAGCAAACCCATTTCTTGCATCTGTACATAACATCATCGAAACCTGCAAAGTAAGCTCTTGCATAGATTGAAGGAATCCACCATATTGCTACTACTATCTGACAGCATCCAGCATAGGAGCATTTGCATCTTCAGCTAAATGACCCTTTAAGCTGGTCTTTCATGTGAGATCCGAGTAAGCTGCCTTTTTTAAGATGCCATTATGCTGTTCCTCTCCATGACAGACATCTACTGTGTCATTCTTGTATATTTGGCAAAATTGCATTAAGCTATTTTCTCTCCGATGATGTCGAGTGACtccttaatgaatgatgcattgcGGGATCCAAATTTACTATCTCCACCAAAGGTGGATTGACTCCATGCAGCTTGACAATTTCCTTGGTTGATAGATGGATGCATTGGTGGCCTTCTTGTAGGGTAGAACATGATCTATCACTGTACTACCAATGATCCATGCCTTATTCTCAATATTAATGTTGCTTGCACTTATTAAATATCACTCTGCTCAAGTTCACAAACTCCATCCAAGCCACCTAACTGTGTTATAAGATATGATTCACGTTTGAGAATACACCCCAAGTTTCTAgaacatgcattccatttttaaatACAATAATATACACTTCAGATGGACTCAAAAACTTCAATTTATCACAATCCAATGCATTTTTAGCTTCTCTATTTGCTCGTCTCTTCATCCATCTGTTTGATATGGTGATCATGGAGGGAGAATATGAACACACCAATCTCGGTGCCAACTATAAACCTTTCATGGCTAACAACACCTTTTCTCTGTTGATTTTAGAATTCAATCATGCTGAAAGCAAGTAGGCTTTCAGCCAATTTCATAAGAACAAATCCATATGcttttatcataaaattaattgCTTAGGCACCAAGTGTGTGATCATACTGCACAGGCTTCTGTGTTCTCATCCAACACATCATATAGACTTCTACCAAGCTACTTCAGCTCAAAGATGTTGATCATGGCCAGGTTGTGCATCCCCTTTGAAGGtgcaaggaagaggaagagaggggAGCAAAGCTTTGGGTTTGACTCGTTCTGTGACACAGGCAATCCAACTCATCTCACTGGCTCGTTccaggacaaacttaaagccctCCTCATGTTTGCCCACCCTGAAGCTGTAGAACAAGGAGAGCTGCAGTGCCATTCTTTTCAGCTCGAACTGCATCGCCATCCTCCCACAAGTGTTCGACTGTTTGTCTTGGAAGAGGACGTAGAAACATCAACCTGCCGTCGATGTCGCTACTGCGTCTCTGTTGGTACCATCAAACTCCAGATATGAATTCGCATTCAGTTCTTTTCCACAACATAAATTATTAGGTTCTAGGCAGAATTTTCTCAGTGATGAACTTTATCCAATATATACTTTTTATGTGATATGCTGTCTCCTCGGGAGATCGTCTGAGTAGGTTGGGGTCACCACATTATTTGCAGCAAGAGATTTCACTTTGTCTTACCCACCAAAGACACTTTGTCGGAGGTGCAGAACATATGCCTGCACTCCAATGTAGAGTGGTCAAAGAAACCTACAGCAGGATCGAAGCTGGTGAACACAAACCGCTGTTTGTTGCATGGAGTCCTGCATTCCAATGGTTTTGGGCATCTGCTTCTCATCAATGGCTTTGAAGGTGGTTCTCATTTCCTTTCCGGTCATCGGATTATGGATTTGTGGGACAGGATATGCACAGCATTGCAAGTCAGGTAGTTTCCTTCATCCATTTCCTTCTGTTCAGCATCAGTTCTTTGCATTTGTTTCAATTGCACACTAATACACAAAGTTTCTATGAGTTCTTGAACTTTTGAAGGAAGATAAGCGTAATCGATGCATCAACGAAGGGTAAAATGGAGCTCAGATTGGTCCATGGTGTAGCCTATGGTGAGCCGTGGTTCGGTCGATGGGGATACAGGTTTGGTCATGGAAGCTATGGAGTCACTGAACAGATGTATCAACGCTCTGTGGATGCCCTCCACGCCCTTTCTCTCCGTCTTCTGCTTCCTCATCTCGCTTGCTTCGGTCGTGAAATCCCAGTTATGGTCGGCAAGTATCAGTCGCTCTGCAACCAAGTGCTGCTCACCTTAGGCGACCTGTTCCGCTTCATGATCGAGTTGAAGACGCGCCTTCCGCCCAACTCCATGGATTACCATGGAGCCATCACTGAAGCGTCGTGCAGGTGGTCGACGAAAAGGGTGGAGATGGCGGCTCGAGTAATCGT encodes the following:
- the LOC135585012 gene encoding uncharacterized protein LOC135585012 isoform X3, encoding MVSVSAHLPSSFSFGTASNPRRDLSPSSSSSSSWIELAVSRKIAPFPRRGDPSGCPGLRLCPPKAEVPARRAETFDPELRLVLELATDAELIELEHILFGPSFFSPLLKSITSKRDADFTVNGEYIEEREDFIEHLESQFLYLAADARATLRGWRPSYRNILLGVRKKLGIPCSSKLSTEDLEVEIFLHLLSEYSSEEIHPVSLPSVGKKLSNSHGSLEVGLSQWKVLALGALRGGAKELQHAVMKGCGMLTVTRIYQLLARKFSGKMLLEAANYEIKHEIIKRGGQLAAINLESKAAELAARQDVGDISGRCGDSNAGD
- the LOC135585012 gene encoding uncharacterized protein LOC135585012 isoform X1, which codes for MVSVSAHLPSSFSFGTASNPRRDLSPSSSSSSSWIELAVSRKIAPFPRRGDPSGCPGLRLCPPKAEVPARRAETFDPELRLVLELATDAELIELEHILFGPSFFSPLLKSITSKRDADFTVNGEYIEEREDFIEHLESQFLYLAADARATLRGWRPSYRNILLGVRKKLGIPCSSKLSTEDLEVEIFLHLLSEYSSEEIHPVSLPSVGKKLSNSHGSLEVGLSQWKVLALGALRGGAKELQHAVMKGCGMLTVTRIYQLLARKFSGKMLLEAANYEIKHEIIKRGGQLAAINLESKAAELAARQGLAHAASRYLGLRSVMMILGPVMWGTFLADVVIQMLGTDYARILRAIYAFAQCCSLGRFGLLERMAGDLSRIDSKPISCICT
- the LOC135585012 gene encoding uncharacterized protein LOC135585012 isoform X2, which translates into the protein MVSVSAHLPSSFSFGTASNPRRDLSPSSSSSSSWIELAVSRKIAPFPRRGDPSGCPGLRLCPPKAEVPARRAETFDPELRLVLELATDAELIELEHILFGPSFFSPLLKSITSKRDADFTVNGEYIEEREDFIEHLESQFLYLAADARATLRGWRPSYRNILLGVRKKLGIPCSSKLSTEDLEVEIFLHLLSEYSSEEIHPVSLPSVGKKLSNSHGSLEVGLSQWKVLALGALRGGAKELQHAVMKGCGMLTVTRIYQLLARKFSGKMLLEAANYEIKHEIIKRGGQLAAINLESKAAELAARQGLAHAASRYLGLRSVMMILGPVMWGTFLADVVIQMLGTDYARILRAIYAFAQIRLTRTYGWRSIED